One genomic segment of Candidatus Neomarinimicrobiota bacterium includes these proteins:
- a CDS encoding TldD/PmbA family protein gives MSRRDFVKVTGTGLALATLPGFIRTGFAGVGAGDNPYNFYFQRFGIDEDMIRKVMTEALHYGGDYCDLFFQNELSNSIRLQDNIVNSASTNVTLGVGIRVLNGNQTGYSFTEDISLASMKAAARTAAGIASGSAKAAPQSFNATKLMNYYDTKVSYEDVGVKDKVGMLQSINDDVFKEDPRVVKASVNFSDSEKYILVVNSEGGIASDYQPMLRISVGCTAEEEGRKENNYFDYSARDDINFLTEAKLKRLPREAVARTVKLFEAQTPPAGEFPVVLSAGSAGILLHEAIGHGMEADFNRQGISVYSEKMNKKIAAPFVTIVDNGTNPHIRGSINVDDEGIPSEETVLVEDGVLRTYIHDRISAKHYGVKPTGSGRRESFKHYPMPRMRNTYMRSGPHEFDEMIASVEYGILADQFTNGQVNIGPGDFTFYVKSGSLIENGKITAPIKDVNIIGNGPDVLEKVTMVANDMKMAEGGWTCGKNGQGVPVSQGMPSVLVSSITVGGRG, from the coding sequence ATGAGTAGACGAGATTTCGTAAAAGTCACAGGTACTGGTCTGGCCCTGGCAACCCTACCCGGATTCATCCGCACGGGTTTTGCAGGCGTCGGAGCAGGTGATAATCCCTACAATTTCTATTTCCAGCGATTTGGAATAGATGAAGATATGATTCGTAAGGTGATGACAGAAGCCCTCCATTATGGCGGTGATTACTGCGATCTCTTTTTTCAGAATGAATTAAGCAACTCCATCCGACTCCAGGATAATATTGTGAATTCAGCCAGCACCAATGTCACTTTAGGTGTTGGAATTCGAGTCTTGAATGGGAATCAGACGGGTTACTCATTTACTGAGGATATTTCATTGGCCAGTATGAAGGCTGCTGCTCGGACCGCTGCTGGCATCGCCTCAGGTTCAGCCAAGGCTGCTCCACAATCATTTAATGCCACCAAGTTGATGAATTACTATGACACAAAAGTGAGTTATGAAGATGTGGGTGTCAAAGACAAAGTCGGTATGCTCCAATCTATCAATGATGATGTGTTTAAGGAAGATCCAAGGGTTGTTAAAGCCAGCGTCAATTTCAGTGATAGCGAAAAATATATTCTGGTTGTGAATTCTGAGGGTGGTATTGCCTCAGATTACCAGCCTATGCTGAGAATCTCCGTGGGCTGTACAGCCGAGGAAGAAGGTCGCAAGGAGAATAATTATTTTGACTACTCCGCCCGTGATGATATCAATTTTCTCACTGAAGCAAAGCTGAAGAGACTTCCCCGTGAGGCTGTGGCCCGTACTGTAAAACTGTTTGAGGCCCAGACCCCTCCAGCTGGTGAATTTCCAGTCGTGCTATCTGCAGGTAGTGCTGGAATCCTTCTTCATGAAGCCATTGGCCATGGTATGGAAGCCGATTTTAATCGTCAGGGAATCTCGGTTTATTCAGAAAAGATGAATAAGAAAATTGCCGCACCTTTCGTAACCATCGTGGACAATGGAACCAATCCTCATATCCGTGGTTCCATCAATGTGGATGATGAGGGTATACCATCAGAAGAGACAGTCCTGGTAGAGGATGGCGTGCTACGGACTTATATCCACGATCGCATTTCAGCCAAACATTATGGTGTGAAACCCACAGGTAGCGGTCGTCGTGAATCCTTCAAACATTATCCAATGCCTCGCATGCGGAATACTTACATGCGTAGTGGTCCTCATGAATTTGATGAAATGATTGCCTCTGTGGAATATGGAATTCTCGCTGACCAGTTTACCAATGGTCAGGTCAATATTGGTCCTGGTGACTTTACATTTTATGTGAAATCCGGGTCTTTGATTGAAAATGGTAAAATTACGGCTCCCATCAAAGATGTGAATATTATTGGAAATGGTCCTGATGTTCTGGAAAAGGTCACCATGGTCGCCAACGATATGAAGATGGCCGAAGGTGGTTGGACCTGTGGTAAAAACGGTCAGGGAGTCCCTGTATCACAAGGAATGCCCAGCGTACTTGTCTCATCCATCACAGTGGGAGGTAGAGGTTAA
- a CDS encoding GIY-YIG nuclease family protein, translated as MKTGSVYVLLCSDKTLYTGVTSDLDERLYQHHEGLFPGYTHTRRPLILLWNSEEMDIQDAILLEKQLKGWSRAKKLAFIRGDIPALINLSVAYRDKGK; from the coding sequence ATGAAAACAGGTTCTGTTTATGTCCTATTATGCTCTGATAAGACCCTTTATACAGGTGTTACAAGTGATTTAGATGAAAGGTTGTACCAGCACCATGAAGGTCTTTTTCCAGGCTATACCCACACCCGGCGGCCGCTAATCCTGCTGTGGAATTCTGAAGAAATGGATATTCAGGATGCTATCCTCCTTGAAAAACAGCTTAAGGGCTGGAGTAGGGCGAAGAAACTAGCATTTATTCGGGGGGATATACCCGCCCTCATAAATTTGTCAGTAGCCTATCGCGATAAAGGGAAATAG